Part of the Lotus japonicus ecotype B-129 chromosome 6, LjGifu_v1.2 genome, CACGCCCTCAAGTCTCGAGTTCAGCTCACTTGATAATGATGAGGTACGgtgaaaatttgatattttttactAAGCGATTACTTTATGCAGGAGAGGAGAACTTCTGCTTACAGTGTGTGGACATGGCCATAGAGTCATAGATCCTATTGATAAATGTGGTATATTTGATTGCAATTAGGAGAGGGATTATTGGCAGTCTCTCACTCCCAGATTGAAATTATTATTTCTTGCAGTTTTGCAATTCACAAATAACGGGTGTTTTTAACCGCCgcgaaaaaaaaaaccttggtAAATTTGATAAGTGCAAGAGATCCCAAAAAACCACCATAGTAAATATGTGAGGTTACATGTCCCCTTAATTAGACTACATACCGGTCGTTAAGTGACATATTTTTCGAAGTAAAAAAAGTCCAGCACGAAGGCCATTAATAGATGATTATTTTATGCGGCCATTCAGGGAAGTATACCTACGCTCAGTATAATTGCGGAAAAACTTTTGTCGACACTTGATGAGCCATCTTATTGCCAGTAAATTTTATACCGGTCAATTTTATTGTCGCAAATACAAATATTTATGGCTGCTACACATGTTTATTAAAGATAAGAATGATAATAAttgattaaataattattgagaATTGTAATAGATGAAAATATGTGGTGATATGTACagatataatatttattgaaggtataaatgaaagaaaattagcTATATTGAATTTCTATAAAACAAAAGCATGTGAAAAGCTAATTGGGAATAAATGTagtactattttttttaaaaagtcttaGATTTAAAGTTAAAAATAACTCTTAATAGTGCTCATAGTCGgttattttttttcaacttgCTTAAAGATTATTTGACTATCTTAAtacttatttgaaaaaaaaacttttaaagTGCTTAGCAAAAGAAGTTAATTCATTGACTTAGTATTGTTCGGTAGTAGATTATCTAAGCGGAGTACGAAAGAATGACTATTGTAAAGGGACACTTCGTTGTACCGCTCCTCCCTGAAACGACCTCGTCGTATTATATTCCATTGACTAGGAACCTTAACTCTCAAGTCAGCAAAGATTGAGAAATAAGGATTAGAGTTAGAAGAAAGTCTGTACATGGAGTGTGTCCCCTAGTGCGTATATGTATATACATAAGGTATACTAAACTTGGAATGAATCATCCATGATATGATAAATACATACCCGGACATAACAGATTCTATGTGAAATTAGAAAATATCATAAGCAAAGGAGAAATTCATGAACTAAAATAGAATCCATAATCGTAGTTGAGAATGATTCAACAGATAGTTTGAAGGAAAACTAGATCAATCCCTAGCAATAAATGAGTGTAGCCACACATATTCATAGAGAAAACACAAGATATAAGATCAAACCCTAGAACTAAAAGAGTGTAACCACAcatatttctcttttctttatgTCTGTTCTCtttttatcataccaaacaacctataaatctactctatttctcacctctttatcttttctctagtttctcttctctatctcgCTCTTCTCAGCCAAACAAAGTGTAAACCCAAGAAACACAACTACACTCGGACACAACATGGGAAAGAAACTCCCGAACAATCAAATAACAAGAACGTCGAGCATCTAGGAGGACTGGAGGAGGAACCTTGAACACATGAAGCTCCAAGGCAAACTAATGAGCCATATTGGCTAGACAATCAACAACTTGATTAGCCTCACGATGAACATGGGCACAAAGAATCTCTCAATCATTCTGCATCAAACCTTTAATCTGCCACACCAttaaaccatatggatgaatgATATAACAATCTTCATTAATCAAATTGACCTTAACGAGTGAATAACTTTTGACGAAGATTTTGGACAGCCGACGGTCCCAAGCATAACTCGGAACAATGAAGATTGCCTATAACTCCACCCAAAGCATATTAGAAGATCCAATATTCATGTAAAAGAGCAAACACCCATCGGCCATCTAAATCACGACACACATCTCCACATGTCATAGCATTTGAAGGCCCTCTCATTAATCATCCGTGTTACATTTGAACCACGACAAAGGAGGAGGATGAGGAGACCAACTAATGTGCAAACGCCGGTATGCACAACGCCTTGTATGAAGAGAAGAATAATGTGCACTCCTACACTAGATATAGCCTAGTTTTCCTCTCATGGATGTGGTGAGAATCTACTGCAAACCAAATTCTACTTTGTTAAACATTGTCTGAGCGCAAAGTTTCCAATCGACCACAGCAAAGGCCTGAAAATATGGGGGTCCACTCCTACCCGCAAAAACCAGCGTACAAACCTGCAAGTTCTAAAGAAGCCAAAAACGCACATCGAGGGTGCTAAAGAACTTTGTCTAGTGTTGGGCTAGCACTGATCGGTTCCACAGAGGTCGCATACGTTGTGCATCACACGGGTATAATActagttaaaattaaaaaattagaatatatattaatttcacTCTTGTGAGAAAATGACATATGTCATAAAAAGAGTGATTCTTTTATATGCTACAATTTATATAAGTGTGTATGAAATTCAattgtattttatttattttataattaacaaTGTGATTATTTTTATATGCAATTATAAAGTTATACGATGAGataacattaaaaataaaaaatcaacttAAATTTGAAAACTTCGAAATcagataaaaagtaaaaacaatattttttgaaaCCTCAGATAAAATAATTTGAATGAAGTCAACCGATTCACATTCctttacttatttatttgcagaatttcaaaaaaaattatttattcgcAGGTCATTGTCATTATTTCTTCCAGCAGATTGActctaattatttaaaaatagaaaaaagataACATTTGAAAACACTAATAAATTAATTAGCTCACCTGTAAAAGTGTCGACACTATGAGCTAAATATGTTCCATCCCTACGTTGACTTCTAAGTCAATTTATgtttaatttcttaaaaattGATCTTTCATTGGGCCTACTATCCCACAGTGTCGACATTTTACACATTGATGTTACATTCGTAGCCTTTTATATTTATAGACGCAGTTCTTGAATCGTTAGATATTCTAGTTTATTCAGTTCTTCCTGTGGCTCCTTTCTCCTTAATTCTCACTTTTCATCATGGAGGGGATTAAGAGAAAGAACcaacttttcattttttctttgctcGTCTTACTTGTGCTCCCAACTTTAATTGTCGCAGAATGCACATGTgaccaagaagatgaagatagggACAAAACCAAAGCTCTTAGATACAAAATAGCAGCTTTAGTGTCAATCCTATTTGCAAGTGCAATTGGTGTTTGTATTCCACTTCTTGGCAAAATTATACCGGCTTTGAGCCCGGAGAAAGACATCTTCTTTATCATTAAGGCTTTCGCGGCCGGCGTTATACTTTCTACTGGATTCATTCACGTGCTTCCTGACGCCTTTGAGAACCTCACCTCGCCGTGTCTAAACGAGCATCCGTGGGGAGATTTTCCCTTCACTGGATTTGTGGCTATGTGCACGGCCATGGGAACCCTCATGCTTGAAACTTATGCCACTGCATATTTCCAGAAACAACATTTTAAGAGAGGTCAAGTTGAGGCTACGGACCCGGAAAAGGAAGCGGGACACGAAGGGCATGTCCACGTTCACACCCATGCTACCCATGGACATGCACATGGACATGCTTCTATTGATGACTCCTCAGAACTTCTTCGTCATAGGGTCATATCACAggtaatatatttataaaaatttctaattaattatatgaattaaaatataatttatctAATTGGAGCTTCATATATTTTGATTCACAAAATTTGAACTTGTTTTTGATTAATTTGGTGATTTATggttttaatttcattatataGGTCTTGGAATTGGGGATTGTTGTTCATTCTGTAATCATAGGAATTTCTTTGGGAGCGTCAGAGAGTCCCAAAACAATAAGACCCCTCGTAGCTGCGTTGACTTTTCATCAATTCTTTGAAGGCATGGGACTTGGAAGTTGTATAACACAGGTAAATGTTAATATGCATATGAAATGTATATCTATTTCTCACTTCTCAGGCACATGGACTTGGAATTTGTATTTGTATTTGTATTTCTCTGCTCTAATCACGTAAGGTATGAAATTGAATTACTGAAATGTTTGACAAATTGAGGGCAAGTTTTCTACAACATTCAGTTGTTTTTTGACTTTAAAGAAACCCGTATGTATcattattttataaattcatTAGAACAAATGTTGACTTTCGTACATTGTTAGTCACCACTACAGATTTGAATGTTTCTGTATCCATACAAATATTTAATTTAGATCACAAATTTTGACTTTTTACATTGTTGGTCACCACTAGAGGTTTGAATCTTTCTGTACCAATCAATTGAACCTATTTTAATATGTTGATTAGAAATCATATAAAATTCACAGTTTACACAAGTTAACTAACTGTTCCTATGAGTTATGTGGTAACTTTTCAACCTATGTGCAAATTGAGTGTAAACTAGAAGAGATCAATGTTTCTTGTTTTGTGACTTTTGGAAAATGTGATTATTGCAGGCAAAATTCAAAAGGCTCTCTGTTACAATCATGGGATTATTCTTCGCTTTAACTACTCCGGTAGGGATTGGAATTGGCATAGGGATCACTAATGTTTATGATGAAAGCAGTCCAACAGCCCTTATTGTTGAAGGAATCTTCAATGCAGCTTCAGCTGGGATCTTAATTTATATGGCACTTGTGGATCTTCTTGCTGCTGATTTCATGAATCCGAGAATGCAAAACAGTGGTCGGCTTCGATTAGGATCCAATCTATCTCTTTTGCTAGGAGCTGGTTGCATGTCTCTTCTAGCCAAATGGGCTTAGGGACAAGATTGTACATTATTTCTTCTCCGCAGTTTTTCCTGGATTCTCCCTGCTACTCTTATTTCCTTCATGCGAAGGTGAAGCGCAACACCTGTGATGCTCGCAAGGAAATCTGTGATGCTCGCAAGGAAATCTTAAgacaatgatgaagatgaagaagaatgttAGAATAGGCCAATTGAAAATAGGCGTTTAAATGAACTAAATAAGTTTTAAGTTCATTTTGATaagttttgagtttattttgataagttgttattttattttattaggtTTGgtctaatttatattttatttggaTAAATAACACTTTTATAAACTTATTGGAATGTGTTTTAAATGATAACTAATTGGTAAGAGCTGAGAACATATGAGTTGGAGTGTGAAAGTTTAGGGATCGATTACTAGAAGGCGTAATTTATCTTTTGAATGTAAAAAAACTTATTGGAATGTAACTTTGAATTGAATTTAGTTATAAAATAAAGTTTAGAGCATCTCCTTGAGTTCGTGGCAGACCCAGCTGCAGAGAAGGCGATGGCGCCAGTGCGGGAGAAGATCCAGTTCTGGGTGATCCGGTAGGCAACATATGTAGCATCTTTATTCTATATCATCAAAAACATGTAGACAATTAATCCATGTCAATTAATATCCAATATTCCAATCTAAATAATCTAACACGGTTAAGAGCGCCATTCTTCCATTACCATTATCATCAAAAGGGGAACCAATACATGGCGTCAGACAAAGGACACTCGCGAGAAGCAGAGAGCGAAGAGGCCATGGAAAGCAAGACATAAACAACTACTGGATATTGCTATTGAGTGATTTAAACCAGAGTTGCAATTTGATGTCACATCTcagaatacttcattttttttttgaatgcaGAATACTTCATTATACAAAAATTTTTAATTAAGGCAACGATATGTTGAGATTATCCATTCATCATTTCTGTTAGTGGCGGAACTAGAAATTTTACATTATTTCTTCTCCGCTGCTCGATCAACTTCTCctttcatatgttgagattatccATTCATCATTTCTGTTAGTGGCGGAACTAGAAATTTTACATTATTTCTTCTCCGCTGCTCGATCAACTTCTCCTTTCCACCACAGTTTTTCCTTGGAAATCTTAAgacaatgatgaagatgaagaagaatgttGGTGATGCGAAACAGAATGGGCCAATTGAAAATAGGCGTTCAAATGGACtaaataagtttttattttatttggatAGGTTTTAAGTTTTTTTGACGGAGATAAGTTTTAAGTTTATTGTGATAAgttgttattttatttgattaggtttggtctaatttttttttatttggataAAGTTATACTTTTATAAACATATAGAAATGTATGAATTTAGTTATTCAATTAAAGTTTATTTCCTCTTATGAGTACAACGCGTCTCTATCTGCATTCTTAGATAAATGATAAATCATCATTTCATCTGATCAAGGGGAATAGGTAGGTCACATGGTGAGCTAAAGGAAATGAAGGGTGTTGAAGGATGAAATGTGTAACATCCCGCACTCTTGTCGACTAGGTAATGACCTCATTGATATCGAgaaaagtaacacaagaaagggggtttgaattgtctTCCCtttaaaacttgagttttcaaacGAATGCAAGTTTAGAAAGAGTTTTCGCAATCGTTTGATGCAGCAGATATTAAAGCGGTAAAGAAATAGACAGTAAGCACACAACGATATATTCTGGTTCACCCACAAACAATGAGGCTACATTCAGTACTTGACTTAAGGACTCATCTTAACAAGTTTATAAGGACTCCTCCCAGTGAGTTTATAAGGACTCATCCCAGTGAGTTTATAAGGACTCATCTTAACAAGTTTATAAGGACTTCTCTTGTgatctttttcaagatcgtCTGGTTCTAAAGggttctcttctcacaagagggATTGTAGAAGGTTGGATAGAGGATTTGACTGTGTGGTTTTCCTTGTGAAGATAATCTATATGATTTGACACTTCGTGTATCTtgatctcttcctcttcttcatcttgcTTGCTTTCTTCAGTTAGACGATCTAGTGGATATAGCTTTCCTTTGCTAGCCGTGTTGTTACGTTGCAGCTCTGAccatccttctccttcttcatgaTGCGCGTTGAAGCTTTGATCTTTTCTTCTGATCCTTTTGGCTAAGCTGTTAGGATTTATTCTTATGATTTTTCAGTTTGCCTTGCAACTTTGAGCTTTGACCAATCTCTTCTTTGTTGATGCTTAGACCATCTGTGGATATGACTTCCTTTCTGCGTCGTATGCCTTTGCTGCTTTGTCCTTCCTTGCGCTTTGACTGGATTGAACATTGACTTGCGGGTGAGATATCTTCTTGTCATCTTTAGTCAGTTCATTTGCACTCTTGAATGTTTcgctcttgaaaattgttatcattcaaaataagaTAGACGATGCATTCACCGTTTTGAACTTAACATTGTCCTCACTTACGCGCTTCCCGGAAAAAACTttccaggaggtcacccatcccaatattgcacacttaaccatggagtttttatgagttgggctctcgaaaagaagatgcatcttgttttcgggagcccaactcacaaaaactccaaggttaagtgtgctttccttggagcaatattgggatgggtgacctcctgacAAGTTTTCCCTGGAAGTGCGTAAGTGAATACAAAATGCACTGAAAGGACTCGTGTTGTTAACCTGAGGCTAGTcatcagatcgggatgttacaaatggtatcagagccgacctcccCTAGTACGGTGTGGTTCAGGGATGAATCGAGCGAAAGTTGGTGGGCTTGTGACACCCTGGGTCTACGAGGACGGGGAGTGATCGTTGGTGCAGTGAGACACGGACAAGGAACAACTCCGAGCagacttctaggcggagggacacatgaatgaattgatctcgcacccgaacaagaggtattccataatgtataggtatgagactatacaATTGAGGATGTTataaaatatttgattgataCCACTaataacaacaagatgcatcttcttttcgggagcccaactcataaaaactccaaggttaagtgtgcttaccttggagcaatattgggatgggtgacttCCTGGGAAGCTTTCCCAGGAAGTGCACGAGTGATGACAAAatgcgctgaaaagactcgtgttgttaacgtgaggccagtcgtcagatcaaGATGTTATAGGAGGAGGATCCAGTTCTGGGTGATCCAAAAGTGGGAAACATATGTAGCATCTCTGGCAGTTTTAGTGGTGGCGGCGAGACAAGTTCGACGAGAAAGAGGTATTCACGCATGGTCAACTCTGTTCACACAAGGCAGTATGGTTTTGACCATCCAAACATAACTTTCCCACCGAAAGATTTTGAGGGGGTGTGCCCCCATGAGGACGAGTCGATTGTAGTGTTGTTGAGGGGGTGTGCCCCCATGAGTGAGTTCTACTTTATGAGGGCATCTCGGTGGATGTCAAATATGGGGATACATTTGAAAATCTAAATTTAGATCCGGTGGATCTAAATCCTTCTATTATGAGCTTGGTGGGATTCGCCGGAGAGAAAGTCACGACAAGAGGCTGGTTGGAGTTGGAGACTATTTTCGGGAGAAAAGAGAATGTTAAGCAAGTGCAGTTCAAGTATTTAATGATTTCTTGCATCTCATTTTACAATGTTGTCATTGGACGGCGAACGCTGAACAAGATTGCGACGTGCATTTCCACAGCACACCTCACAGTCAAGTACCCGTTGAGCAACGGGAAGGTGGGGGTTGTGAAGGTGGACTAATAGGTGGCTGAGCAATATTATGCTAAGAGTCTCGAGCTATCCATTATTTTTTCCGCTAAAGGAGCAAAGGAGCGCGATCGATTGTTCGAAATTGATTCCATGGATGACCCCTTTTTGGATCCCAGGGAAAATTACGCTAAGAGTCTCGAGCTGTCCATTATTTTTTCCGCTAAAGGAGCAAATGAAGGTCATCGATTGTTCGAAATTGAATTCATGGATGACCCCTTTTTGGATCCTAGGGACGATTTACCGGAAGATCGATCCCAACCGGAAGAAGTAACTAATGATCTGACAGTGGCGGATTGCGTGTTGAAGGTGGGAAGAAACTTAAGCAAGGATTAGGAGGATCGTTTGGCGAAGTAACTCAGTGAAAACTTGGACCTTTTCACGTGGAGTATTAAGGATGTACTGATAATTGAACCGAACTTCATTTGTCATCAGCTTGCAATATCTCTTGATGCCATGGCAGTAGTGCAGAAGAAGAGGACAATGGGTGAAGAGAAGATGAACGAAATTCGCCAGGAGACCAACAAGCTGATGGAGGTTGGTTTTGTTCGGGAGATTAAATACCCTACTTGGCTGGCTAATGTTATGATAGTGAAAATGGGAAATAGGAATTGGATAATGTGTAATGGTTACACGGATTTGAACAGGACTTGTCCAAAAGACTCATATCGGTTGCCAAACATCAACAAATTTGTTGATGGAGCATCAAGCCCCGACATAGTGAGCTTAATGGACGCGTATTTAGGATATAACTAGATGTAGATGCACCCGGATAATGAGGAAAATACCTCCTTCTATGGTGAGATGGCCAACTATTACTACAGGACAATGTCATTTGGACTTAAAAATGCAGGAGCAACCTACCAGAGCCTAATAGGCAGGGTTTTCGCCAAGCAAATGGGTCGTAAAAGGGAGGTTATGTAGAGTACATGGTGAAGAAAACCCTGACGAATGGCGCACATTAGGCGTTTGACGAGCTCAGAAAACATAATATTAGAATGAATCCTGACAAGTGTACATTTGGCATTCATAGTGGGAAGTTTCTAGGGTTCATGATATCCAAGCGAGGGATAGAGGTGAATCAAGACAAGTGCAAAGTCAAAAGAGAAACGGAAAGTCCTAAAAGTGTCAAGGAGGTACAAAAGCTGGCAGGAAGAATAGAAGCTTTGtcccgttttttttttttactaactcTTGCGAGCGCTCAACTCCTTTCTTCAAGTGTCTTAGAAGGGCTCCAACTTTGAGTGGACTAATGAATGTGAAAAGACCTTTGCGCGCCTcaaatgtttatttttaaacTCCACTTGTTTTGTTAAAGTCAGGGTCAGGTACGCCTTTAATACTTTACTTGGTGGTTACAAATGGAGTTGTAAGTTCAATGTTGGTGCAAGAATGTGGCGGACATCAGaacattatttattttgttagcAGAGCTTTACAGAGAGTAGAGCTGAGATACCAAAAGATTGAGAAGGCGGCGACCGCGTTGCTTGTTGCGGGACGATTGCGCCCTTATTTCCAATCCTATTAGGTGATTGTTAGAACAAAGTTTCCTCTTAGACAAGTTCGGCAAAAACTAGATTTGGTTGGACGCTTAGTTTCATTGTCAATGGAGCTAACTGAGTATGTTGTGACGTTTGAGAAAATGGTTTTTATCtgtaaaattatttattcacgGAGATATATGCAAATGACAAAATAAAATCTAAAGAAAATGGCTTTcatctgtaaaaaaaaatttagtaatGAAAGGATTGTGCATATTTTTCAATTCCATTAATGTTTTTGAAAGGAGATTAATAAAAACGAAAAAGAACATATTTTTCAGGttaagaaattaatttttttcattgcgtatgataataaatataaaatactcttcaattttaataatgattgaatatgttttaaatttcctttttttttcctccttACCAACCATCATGATACTTTTCCTTCCATTTCCATTGACTAACCATATATTTCATGCAATCACTGTGCTAGACACAACTTGAACCTAATGAGGAAGAAATAGAGGGGAGATAGGAGATAGAAAGAGAAGTAGAGGTGAGGGGGaacattttaaaacaaaatttgtataaAGTTACATTGATacttgttaagttcaaacgcatcataacatttttaaaatcttattttgattataataattttatagaAGAAGTTTCGCTGGAAATTAAACTCACTATAACATTTTTaatttcaggagaaactcaAGAAAATGTTATATGATTAAACGTTCCACCActtcaaaaaggaaaaagcttCAGAAATTGCAAAACAGTTATGTGAGGGAAACATACTCTTACTCAAGCACCAAGTCTCTGACCGTTCAATGCCATGTCATCAGTCAAATTTATTGAAGTCAAATTTATGCCACAACGGCTAGAACAACGGTTGGATCttgtctcacaacggctacagcACTAGCAAGCGAATATTTAAGGCACTCTTGAAGATTTGAAGAAAGAGAGAATTAATTCTGAGAAACAAGTATTCAAGCATTCATTCCAAACTCctcaaaagcattcaaagctcaagcagatatTCCTAAGATTCAAACACAAGCTTTCATTTCTGCAAGTTCAAATCTTTTTATTCTCTTCTCACTTAGTTTCAGAACTCTTAAGTGATCCAAAGTcaaatctgaacccaaacaTTTAGAGTTCCAGTACCATAAATTCTCTACCACTACTCTTGAACGAAGAGAAATTCTGTAGAGTCATTTAATCTTTGTAAgattattggagaagtcctgaccaatacttgtaggaggagtcctgtagaatacttggaggagtccgtgataatacttgttgGAGAAGTCTTGTCGAATACTTgttttggagaagtccttgatacttgctagggaaaatcttggtggtggccaagtactggacgtagcccaatcgtttagggtgaactagtataaatctctgtgtgctgatcgttctgctttgcTAACTtatttccgctgcactaaacagtttacGAAAAGTCATACTTA contains:
- the LOC130726077 gene encoding zinc transporter 8-like, whose protein sequence is MEGIKRKNQLFIFSLLVLLVLPTLIVAECTCDQEDEDRDKTKALRYKIAALVSILFASAIGVCIPLLGKIIPALSPEKDIFFIIKAFAAGVILSTGFIHVLPDAFENLTSPCLNEHPWGDFPFTGFVAMCTAMGTLMLETYATAYFQKQHFKRGQVEATDPEKEAGHEGHVHVHTHATHGHAHGHASIDDSSELLRHRVISQVLELGIVVHSVIIGISLGASESPKTIRPLVAALTFHQFFEGMGLGSCITQAKFKRLSVTIMGLFFALTTPVGIGIGIGITNVYDESSPTALIVEGIFNAASAGILIYMALVDLLAADFMNPRMQNSGRLRLGSNLSLLLGAGCMSLLAKWA